The Pseudomonas nunensis genome includes the window GCCCGCCGCGAGATAAGCGTTGCCGTCATCGACCGCCAGCACGTAGCGACCCTTGATCTCCACGCTCTCACTGTCGCTGCGCATGGCATAGGGCAAGGCCCTGCCGGTGCGCGCCCAGAGGAAACCGACGATGCGATGCGCAGAATCCTCCAGCTCCCGTGGGTGCAACGGCATGCCGACGCGCGCCAGATAGCTCGGCGCCGCAAACACCCCGAGTTGCAGATCGCCGACCCGCCGCGCCATCAGCGACTGATCGGTGAGTTCGCCGCCGCGCACCACGCAATCGACGTTCTCGCCGATGATATCGACCATGCGATCGCTGACGCCCATGTCGATCTGGATGTCGGGATAGCGCGCATGAAACTCAGGCAGCGCCGGCACCAGAATCATGCTCGCCAACGGACTCGGCACATCCACCCGCAGGCGTCCCCGAGGCTGCACCGACGCACCGGACAAACCGGTCTCGGCATCGTCCAGGTCCGCCAGCAGCCGCACCACGCGCTCGTAAAACACCGCGCCATCGGCGGTGACGTTGACCTTGCGCGTGGTGCGATTGAGCAACTTGACCCGTAACCGCGCCTCCAGTTGCTGCACCAGTTGCGTCACGCTGGTCTTGCTCATGTGCAACGTCTCGGCAGCCTTGGTGAAGCTGCCCGCCTCCACGACTCGCGCAAAAGCCTGCATCGCATCAAAACGGTCCATATTCGCCCCGGATTGTTTGGGTTTTACAAACAGTGATAGCTACGGTTGCTCGTTTATCGGGCAGGCGCAAGTCCTTACAGTCACTTCATCGTTAATGACGGGTCACTGTTGACCTGCCGATGGAGGCACTTTATGACTCAGCGTGATGTGGTTTTCCCGCCTGGACGACAGGCACTTTACGAGCGCAATCGCTACTCGCCAGCGATCAAATCTAATGGTTTCCTGTTCGTTTCGGGGCAAGTCGGCAGCACCGAGGACGGTTCGCCCGAGCCGGTTCTGGAGGATCAGGTGCGCCTCGCGTTCAACAACTTGAACGCGATCCTGCGTGAGGCCGGTTGCACGTTTGACGACGTGATTGATGTGACTGTGTTTATCGTCAATCCGCAGGAGCGGTTTGAAAAAATCTGGAGCGTGGTGCCGGAGTTCTGGGGCAATGCGCCGCATCCGACGGTAACCGCTGTGGGTGTGACTTGGCTGTATGGTTTCCAGTTCGAAATCAAAGTCATCGCCAAACTGCCGGAAGCCACCACGAACTGACCTGCCCACCAGCGATCCCCTGTGGGAGCGGGCTTGCTCGCGAAAGCGGTGTAACAGTCAGCATCTATGTTGAATGTTAAGCAGCCTTCGCGAGCAAGCCCGCTCCCACAGGGGTTATGCGTCATGGTTAAAACCGGTGAATCTGAAGCCGCTGCCCCGTTACAGGAGCAGCGGCTTTTTCGTTGTAGGGGAACAGCGTCGCGCCATTACCGAATGGCGACACCCGGTTGCGGATGGAGCCAACCCGGCCTATGGTCCAAGCGTGATTTGCCTGCAACGGGCGGGCGACATTTCGCCGCCAGTTGCTGCCCCCCACAGGAGGTGACGCTATGCCGAATAATTCCCGCCCCGCCGTTCTTGAACTGATCGGCAATACCCCGCTGGTGCGCGTCAGCCGCTTCGACACCGGCCCGTGCACGCTTTTTCTCAAACTCGAATCGCAGAACCCCGGCGGTTCGATCAAGGACCGCATCGGCCTGGCGATGATCGACGCCGCCGAGCGCGATGGACGCCTTAAACCCGGCGGCACCATCGTCGAAGCCACCGCCGGCAACACTGGCCTGGGACTGGCGCTGGTCGGCCGTGCCAAGGGTTATCGCGTAGTGCTGGTGGTGCCGGACAAGATGTCCACCGAGAAGGTCTTGCACTTGAAGGCCATGGGCGCCGAAGTGCACATCACCCGCTCCGATGTCGGCAAGGGCCATCCCGAGTACTACCAGGACGTGGCGGCGCGTTTGGCCAAGGAAATTCCCGACGCGTTCTTTGCCGATCAGTTCAACAACCCGGCCAATCCGCTGGCCCACGAATGCAGCACCGCGCCGGAAATCTGGGCACAAACCCAGCATGATCTGGACGCTATCGTGGTCGGTGTCGGTTCCGCCGGCACCCTGACCGGCCTGACCCGTTTCTTCAAACGCGTACAACCCAACCTCGAAATGGTCCTGGCCGATCCGGTCGGCTCGGTGATGGCCGAATACAGCCGCAGCGGCATCCTCGGCAAGCCCGGCTCGTGGGCGGTGGAAGGCATCGGCGAAGACTTCATTCCGTCGATCACCGACCTCTCCAGCGTGCGCCACGCCTACTCGATCGGCGATGAAGAAAGCTTTGATCATGCCCGCCAACTGCTGCGCGCCGAGGGCATTCTCGGCGGCTCATCGACCGGCACCTTGCTGGCTGCGGCGCTGCGTTATTGCCGCGAACAAACCGAGCCGAAACGCGTGGTCACGTTCGTCTGCGACACCGGCACCCGCTACCTGTCGAAGGTCTACAACGACCAATGGATGAACGACCAGGGCCTGCTGCAGTACAAACGCTACGGCGATCTGCGCGACCTGATTTCCCGGCGCTTCGAGGATGGCCGGGTGATCAGCGTCGGCCCGGATGACACGCTGCTCACCGCGTTCCAGCGCATGCGC containing:
- a CDS encoding LysR family transcriptional regulator, whose product is MDRFDAMQAFARVVEAGSFTKAAETLHMSKTSVTQLVQQLEARLRVKLLNRTTRKVNVTADGAVFYERVVRLLADLDDAETGLSGASVQPRGRLRVDVPSPLASMILVPALPEFHARYPDIQIDMGVSDRMVDIIGENVDCVVRGGELTDQSLMARRVGDLQLGVFAAPSYLARVGMPLHPRELEDSAHRIVGFLWARTGRALPYAMRSDSESVEIKGRYVLAVDDGNAYLAAGLAGLGVLWMPDYMSKAHEASGDLVRLFGGWQLDPMPIYVAFPPNRHISRKLRVFIDWVAELMTQHAPITDRPDA
- a CDS encoding RidA family protein translates to MTQRDVVFPPGRQALYERNRYSPAIKSNGFLFVSGQVGSTEDGSPEPVLEDQVRLAFNNLNAILREAGCTFDDVIDVTVFIVNPQERFEKIWSVVPEFWGNAPHPTVTAVGVTWLYGFQFEIKVIAKLPEATTN
- a CDS encoding pyridoxal-phosphate dependent enzyme gives rise to the protein MPNNSRPAVLELIGNTPLVRVSRFDTGPCTLFLKLESQNPGGSIKDRIGLAMIDAAERDGRLKPGGTIVEATAGNTGLGLALVGRAKGYRVVLVVPDKMSTEKVLHLKAMGAEVHITRSDVGKGHPEYYQDVAARLAKEIPDAFFADQFNNPANPLAHECSTAPEIWAQTQHDLDAIVVGVGSAGTLTGLTRFFKRVQPNLEMVLADPVGSVMAEYSRSGILGKPGSWAVEGIGEDFIPSITDLSSVRHAYSIGDEESFDHARQLLRAEGILGGSSTGTLLAAALRYCREQTEPKRVVTFVCDTGTRYLSKVYNDQWMNDQGLLQYKRYGDLRDLISRRFEDGRVISVGPDDTLLTAFQRMRLADVSQLPVLVDGKQLVGVIDESDILFGMQEDASHFRLTVASAMTDKVQTLSPGASLAELQAELDRGLVAIIADASGFHGLITRVDLLNHLRRSLT